A DNA window from Mycobacterium sp. IDR2000157661 contains the following coding sequences:
- a CDS encoding DNA-3-methyladenine glycosylase: MTAEPLSVDPLTAARRLLGATLTARGVSALIVEVEAYGGPADGPWPDAAAHSYRGPSARNSVMFGPPGRLYTYRSHGIHVCANVACATDGIAGAVLLRAAAVEAGLDTALARRGETVRPAGLARGPGNLCSALGITMDDNGLDLFDSAGPIELMLGERQPAEEGPRVGVSKAADRPWRFWLAGRPEVSVYRRSPRAPVPGASD, encoded by the coding sequence GTGACAGCCGAGCCGCTGTCGGTCGATCCGCTGACCGCGGCGCGCCGGCTACTGGGTGCGACCCTCACCGCTCGCGGGGTGAGCGCCTTGATCGTCGAGGTCGAAGCGTACGGCGGCCCTGCCGACGGTCCGTGGCCGGACGCGGCGGCACATTCCTACCGCGGGCCGAGCGCACGCAACTCGGTGATGTTCGGGCCGCCGGGTCGGCTCTACACCTACCGCAGCCACGGCATCCACGTCTGTGCCAACGTCGCATGCGCGACCGACGGCATCGCAGGAGCGGTGCTGCTGCGAGCCGCCGCCGTCGAGGCCGGTCTCGACACGGCACTGGCCCGCCGCGGTGAGACGGTTCGCCCGGCGGGGCTGGCGAGGGGTCCCGGCAATCTGTGTTCGGCGCTGGGCATCACGATGGACGACAACGGACTCGACCTGTTCGACTCAGCGGGCCCGATCGAGCTGATGCTGGGTGAACGGCAGCCCGCCGAGGAGGGACCGCGGGTAGGGGTCAGCAAGGCGGCCGACCGACCGTGGCGGTTCTGGCTGGCTGGGCGACCTGAGGTCTCGGTGTACCGGCGTAGCCCGCGGGCACCGGTTCCCGGTGCCAGCGACTAG
- the tyrS gene encoding tyrosine--tRNA ligase, whose translation MGTSILDELEWRELIAQSTDRDALAEALAAGPVTVYSGFDPTAPSLHAGHLIPLLTLRRLQQAGHRPIVLAGGATGMIGDPRDTGERTLNTADTVADWAGRIRGQLERFVEFDSSPTGAVVENNLSWTGPLSTIEFLRDVGKYFSVNVMLDRDTVRRRLEGEGISYTEFSYMLLQANDYVELHQRYGCSLQIGGSDQWGNIIAGVRLVRQKAGATVHALTTPLVTDSEGRKFGKSTGGGSLWLDPAMTSPYAWYQYFINTADADVVRYLRWFTFLTPDELTAMDEATTQRAHERAAQRRLARELTTLVHGESATRSVEYASQALFGRAELAELDEPTLGAALREAAVAEFKPGGHETITDLLVASGLSASKGAARRTVGEGGAYVNNVRIDSDDWAPQASDFLHGRWLVLRRGKRSIAGIERVG comes from the coding sequence ATGGGTACGTCGATCCTCGACGAATTGGAGTGGCGCGAGCTGATCGCGCAGTCCACGGACCGCGACGCGCTGGCCGAAGCACTGGCCGCAGGTCCGGTCACCGTGTATTCGGGCTTCGACCCCACCGCCCCGAGCCTGCACGCCGGACACCTGATCCCGCTGCTGACCCTGCGCCGCCTTCAGCAGGCCGGCCATCGTCCGATCGTGCTGGCCGGCGGCGCCACGGGCATGATCGGCGACCCGCGCGACACGGGGGAGCGGACGCTGAACACGGCCGACACTGTGGCTGACTGGGCCGGCCGGATTCGCGGTCAGCTCGAGCGGTTCGTCGAATTCGACAGTTCGCCCACCGGCGCAGTGGTGGAGAACAACCTGTCCTGGACCGGACCGCTGTCGACGATCGAGTTCCTGCGCGACGTGGGCAAATACTTCTCGGTCAACGTAATGCTCGACCGTGACACCGTCCGCCGCCGGCTCGAAGGTGAGGGCATCTCCTATACCGAGTTCAGCTACATGCTGCTGCAGGCCAACGACTACGTCGAGCTGCACCAGCGGTACGGGTGCTCACTGCAGATCGGCGGGTCCGATCAGTGGGGCAACATCATCGCCGGCGTCCGGCTGGTGCGTCAGAAGGCGGGTGCGACGGTGCACGCGCTGACGACACCGCTGGTCACCGATTCGGAAGGCAGGAAGTTCGGCAAGTCGACCGGTGGCGGCAGCCTGTGGCTGGACCCCGCGATGACCAGCCCGTACGCCTGGTATCAGTACTTCATCAACACCGCGGACGCCGACGTGGTGCGCTACCTGCGCTGGTTCACTTTTCTCACGCCCGACGAGCTCACCGCGATGGACGAGGCGACGACGCAGCGAGCCCACGAACGGGCCGCGCAGCGCAGGCTGGCACGCGAGTTGACCACGCTGGTGCACGGTGAATCGGCGACGCGATCGGTCGAGTACGCCAGCCAGGCGTTGTTCGGCCGCGCAGAGCTTGCCGAGCTCGACGAGCCGACGCTCGGTGCGGCCCTGCGCGAAGCGGCGGTCGCAGAGTTCAAGCCGGGCGGCCACGAGACGATCACCGACCTGCTCGTGGCCAGCGGGCTCTCGGCGAGCAAGGGCGCGGCCAGGCGGACCGTCGGCGAGGGCGGCGCCTACGTCAACAATGTTCGGATCGACAGCGACGACTGGGCGCCGCAAGCCTCCGACTTCCTGCACGGCCGTTGGTTGGTGTTGCGGCGCGGCAAGCGCAGCATCGCCGGGATCGAACGCGTCGGCTGA